A section of the Cryobacterium soli genome encodes:
- the ispG gene encoding flavodoxin-dependent (E)-4-hydroxy-3-methylbut-2-enyl-diphosphate synthase, whose translation MAAINLGMPKVPEILAPRRKSRQIKVGKVLVGGDARVSVQSMTTTPTTNINATLQQIAELTASGCDIVRVAVPSRDDAEALPIIAKKSQIPVIADIHFQPSYVYQAIDAGCAAVRVNPGNIRKFDDQVGKIAAAAKAAGVSIRIGVNAGSLEPSLLQKYGKATPEALVESAVWEASLFEEHDFHDFKISVKHNDPVIMVKAYRLLAERGDWPLHLGVTEAGPSFQGTIKSATAFGILLGEGIGDTIRVSLSAPPAEEIKVGLQILQSLNLRERKLEIVSCPSCGRAQVDVYKLANDVTDGLEGMTVPLRVAVMGCVVNGPGEARDADLGVASGNGKGQIFVRGEVIKTVPESEIVATLIEEANRMAAEMPPSEDSLGAPVVTVGSR comes from the coding sequence GTGGCCGCAATAAACCTGGGTATGCCCAAAGTCCCCGAAATCCTCGCTCCCCGACGCAAGTCCCGCCAGATCAAGGTCGGCAAGGTCCTCGTCGGCGGTGACGCTCGCGTCAGCGTGCAGTCGATGACAACGACACCGACGACGAACATCAACGCGACGCTGCAGCAGATCGCCGAGCTCACCGCCTCCGGCTGTGACATCGTGCGGGTCGCCGTGCCCAGCCGCGACGACGCCGAGGCGCTGCCGATCATCGCCAAGAAGAGTCAGATCCCCGTGATCGCCGACATCCACTTCCAGCCGAGCTACGTGTACCAGGCCATCGATGCCGGGTGCGCGGCCGTGCGGGTGAACCCGGGCAACATCCGCAAGTTCGACGACCAGGTGGGCAAGATCGCCGCCGCGGCCAAGGCTGCCGGCGTCTCCATCCGCATCGGCGTCAACGCCGGTTCCCTCGAGCCCAGCCTGCTGCAGAAGTACGGCAAGGCCACCCCGGAGGCGCTCGTCGAGAGCGCCGTCTGGGAAGCCAGCCTGTTCGAGGAGCACGACTTCCACGACTTCAAGATCTCGGTCAAGCACAACGACCCGGTGATCATGGTCAAGGCGTACCGGCTGCTCGCCGAACGTGGCGACTGGCCCCTGCACCTCGGCGTGACCGAGGCAGGCCCGTCCTTCCAGGGCACCATCAAGAGCGCCACGGCGTTCGGCATCCTGCTCGGTGAGGGCATCGGCGACACCATCCGGGTGTCCCTCTCCGCCCCGCCCGCCGAGGAGATCAAGGTGGGCCTGCAGATCCTGCAGTCGCTCAACCTGCGTGAGCGCAAGCTCGAGATCGTCTCCTGCCCCAGCTGCGGCCGGGCCCAGGTGGACGTCTACAAGCTCGCCAACGACGTCACCGACGGCCTCGAGGGCATGACAGTGCCGCTCCGCGTCGCGGTCATGGGCTGCGTCGTCAACGGACCCGGCGAGGCCCGCGACGCCGACCTCGGTGTGGCCTCCGGCAACGGCAAGGGCCAGATCTTCGTGCGCGGCGAGGTCATCAAGACCGTTCCGGAGTCCGAGATCGTGGCGACCCTGATCGAGGAGGCCAACCGCATGGCCGCCGAGATGCCGCCCAGTGAAGACTCCCTCGGCGCCCCCGTCGTGACGGTCGGCTCCCGCTAA
- a CDS encoding SHOCT domain-containing protein, with product MLTTAVLTGLAAHPGWGMGGGGFGWLFLLIPLFWIVVVVALFAIFGRRWRRGWNGQGPYAYPNGPYGAGQADARSAEKTLAERFAQGDIDEVEYRARLEVLRANRDSSPPAG from the coding sequence ATGCTGACCACTGCAGTTCTCACCGGGCTCGCCGCCCACCCGGGCTGGGGCATGGGCGGCGGCGGATTCGGTTGGCTGTTCCTGCTGATCCCGCTGTTCTGGATCGTGGTGGTGGTGGCGCTCTTCGCCATCTTCGGCCGCCGCTGGCGCCGGGGCTGGAACGGGCAGGGCCCCTACGCCTACCCGAACGGCCCGTATGGCGCCGGCCAGGCGGATGCGCGCAGCGCCGAGAAGACGCTGGCCGAACGATTCGCCCAGGGCGACATCGACGAGGTCGAGTACCGCGCCCGGCTCGAGGTGCTCCGCGCCAACCGGGACAGCTCACCGCCAGCCGGCTGA
- a CDS encoding serine/threonine-protein kinase yields MTGTGPCVKNCSVPACSPPSWRPSLSAPTEPLRDESRSDSLIGLTLADRFTLDRLIGTGGMATVYQATDVSLGRTVAVKLFRMDTADGSGPQRQSGEVMVLASLNHFALVTLFDAGTEQLDGVSRSFIVMEYVDGSDLRSRIADGALPAAEVARMGADLAEALHYVHARGIIHRDIKPANVLLAPSDFPGRVSHAKLADFGIARLIDATHLTSTGAVLGTAGYLSPEQAMGHPIGPPSDVYSLGLVLLEAVTGVRSYPGTAIESAMARLQRQPEIPAELGAAWHDVLTGMTAREPADRMSSADAAVRLRELVPLETFEAGESTWAPAPTGAPTDGATEVQTELLERTEAVERTQAVDAPTRRLPASGGDDVTRAFTAVGSAGTSDTGATTVELRPNAGHRPQQSAPAARASTWPRAALRSAARRPRLLIIAAVVTLTAVLALVFLVQPNDPAPEPPAYPAVDGDLGTHLQQLQESVTP; encoded by the coding sequence TTGACTGGCACCGGTCCCTGCGTCAAGAATTGCTCCGTACCCGCTTGCTCCCCGCCCTCTTGGAGGCCTTCCCTGTCTGCACCGACCGAGCCGCTTCGTGACGAGTCACGATCCGACAGCCTGATCGGGCTGACCCTGGCGGACAGGTTCACCCTCGACAGGCTGATCGGCACCGGCGGCATGGCCACGGTCTACCAGGCCACCGATGTCTCCCTGGGCCGCACCGTGGCGGTCAAACTGTTCCGGATGGACACCGCTGACGGCTCCGGGCCCCAGCGGCAGAGCGGCGAAGTGATGGTGCTGGCCAGCCTCAACCACTTCGCGTTGGTCACCCTGTTCGACGCCGGCACCGAACAGCTCGACGGTGTCAGCCGGTCGTTCATCGTGATGGAGTACGTCGACGGCTCCGACCTGCGCAGCCGCATCGCCGACGGTGCGCTCCCCGCGGCCGAGGTCGCCCGGATGGGCGCGGACCTGGCCGAGGCGTTGCACTATGTGCACGCCAGGGGAATCATCCACCGCGACATCAAGCCCGCCAACGTGCTCCTGGCACCGTCCGACTTTCCCGGCCGGGTCTCGCACGCCAAGCTGGCCGACTTCGGCATTGCCCGGCTGATCGACGCCACCCACCTCACCAGCACCGGGGCCGTGCTCGGCACCGCCGGGTACCTCAGCCCGGAGCAGGCGATGGGCCACCCGATCGGGCCGCCCAGTGATGTGTACTCCCTCGGTCTGGTGCTGCTCGAGGCCGTCACCGGTGTGCGCAGCTACCCGGGCACGGCCATCGAGTCGGCTATGGCCCGGTTGCAGCGTCAACCCGAGATCCCCGCCGAACTCGGCGCCGCGTGGCACGATGTTCTGACCGGCATGACGGCCCGCGAACCCGCCGACCGCATGTCGTCAGCGGATGCTGCGGTGCGCTTGCGCGAACTGGTCCCGTTGGAGACCTTCGAGGCTGGAGAGTCCACCTGGGCCCCGGCGCCGACCGGTGCGCCCACGGACGGGGCAACCGAGGTGCAGACGGAACTCCTCGAGCGCACGGAGGCCGTTGAGCGCACCCAGGCCGTGGATGCACCCACCCGCCGTCTGCCTGCATCCGGAGGCGACGATGTCACCCGGGCGTTCACCGCGGTCGGCTCGGCCGGCACGTCCGACACCGGAGCGACGACGGTCGAGCTCAGGCCGAACGCGGGGCATCGGCCCCAGCAGTCCGCCCCGGCCGCTCGAGCCTCAACCTGGCCGCGTGCCGCACTCCGGAGCGCCGCCCGGCGTCCCCGCCTGCTGATCATCGCGGCCGTGGTCACGTTGACCGCGGTTCTCGCCCTGGTCTTCCTGGTGCAGCCGAACGACCCGGCACCCGAACCGCCCGCCTATCCCGCTGTCGACGGCGACCTCGGCACCCACCTGCAGCAGCTCCAGGAGAGCGTGACCCCATGA
- a CDS encoding M50 family metallopeptidase encodes METVLLYILGVAVVVVGLALSIGLHEIGHLVPAKLFGVKVTQYMIGFGPTMWSKKKGETEYGVKAIPLGGYISMIGMFPPAKDGSARNNSTGFFNQLVQEGEPAPAARSTMAAEARQASADTIGEGEDHRAFYRLPVYKRVIIMLGGPTMNLLIAVVLFAVLLMGFGTTQASTTVGSVSACVLPATSDRQTCAEGDEAAPGAAAGLKPGDRLVSIDGTAITSWDQSTAIIRESSGTPLQVIVERDGAQQTLVITPKLTERYVTDADGNVVTDAGGAQETTEVGFVGIGPAGELVPQPASAVLPAVGENISGVFHMILNLPQRLIDVANAAFGPGERDPNGPISVVGVGRVAGEIASVDTIPLASKAASLIGLLASLNIALFVFNLVPLMPLDGGHVAGALWEGIRRWFAKLFKRRDPGPVDTAKLMPLTLAVAVVLGGMTLLLVYADIVKPINLFG; translated from the coding sequence GTGGAAACCGTGCTGTTGTACATCTTGGGCGTAGCCGTGGTCGTCGTGGGCCTCGCGCTCTCCATCGGCCTGCACGAGATCGGGCACCTGGTGCCGGCCAAGCTGTTCGGGGTTAAGGTCACCCAGTACATGATCGGGTTCGGCCCCACCATGTGGTCCAAGAAGAAGGGCGAGACCGAGTACGGCGTCAAGGCCATCCCTCTCGGCGGCTACATCTCGATGATCGGCATGTTCCCGCCCGCCAAGGACGGCTCCGCGCGCAACAACAGCACCGGCTTCTTCAACCAGCTGGTGCAGGAGGGCGAACCGGCCCCCGCCGCCCGCAGCACCATGGCCGCTGAGGCCCGGCAGGCCAGCGCCGACACCATCGGCGAGGGCGAGGATCACCGCGCCTTCTACCGCCTCCCGGTCTACAAGCGCGTCATCATCATGCTCGGCGGGCCCACGATGAACCTGCTCATAGCCGTGGTGCTCTTCGCGGTGCTGCTGATGGGCTTCGGCACCACCCAGGCCAGCACCACCGTGGGCAGCGTCAGCGCCTGCGTGCTGCCGGCCACCAGCGACCGGCAGACCTGCGCGGAGGGCGACGAAGCCGCTCCGGGAGCCGCCGCCGGCCTCAAGCCCGGCGACCGTCTGGTGAGCATCGACGGCACCGCCATCACCAGCTGGGACCAGTCCACCGCGATCATCCGCGAATCTTCCGGCACGCCGCTGCAGGTCATCGTCGAACGCGACGGCGCCCAGCAGACCCTCGTGATCACCCCCAAGCTCACCGAGCGTTACGTGACGGATGCCGACGGCAACGTCGTCACCGACGCCGGCGGCGCTCAGGAAACCACCGAGGTCGGCTTCGTCGGCATCGGCCCGGCCGGCGAACTCGTGCCGCAGCCGGCATCCGCTGTGCTGCCCGCCGTCGGCGAGAACATCTCCGGCGTCTTCCACATGATCCTCAACCTGCCGCAGCGCCTGATCGACGTGGCCAACGCCGCGTTCGGGCCGGGGGAGCGCGACCCGAACGGACCGATCAGCGTCGTGGGCGTCGGCCGGGTCGCCGGTGAGATCGCCAGCGTCGACACGATCCCGCTCGCCAGCAAGGCCGCCAGCCTGATCGGGCTGCTCGCGTCGCTGAACATCGCCCTGTTCGTCTTCAACCTGGTGCCGCTCATGCCGCTGGACGGCGGCCACGTGGCCGGCGCGCTCTGGGAAGGCATCCGCCGCTGGTTCGCGAAGCTGTTCAAGCGCCGCGACCCCGGGCCCGTCGACACGGCCAAGCTGATGCCGCTGACCCTGGCGGTGGCCGTGGTGCTCGGCGGCATGACGCTGCTGCTGGTCTACGCCGACATCGTCAAGCCGATCAACCTCTTCGGCTGA
- the nusA gene encoding transcription termination factor NusA — translation MDIDLSVLRLMEREKEIPFEELVQIIEQAILTAYLKHTHQGEPLKQAAEEEPGARVVLDRKSGHVDIYIPEHDEEGNIIGEAVDNPDDFGRIAAFAAKQVINQRLRDIADDAVLGEFKGREGEIVAGVIQQGPNPRMIHVDLGTIEAILPPEEQVPGESYVHGSRIRVYVTAVGRGMKGPQITVSRTHPSLVRRLFALEVPEIASGVVEIVSLAREAGHRTKIAVRATEPGVNAKGACIGELGQRVRAVTAELNNEKIDIVDYSPDLATFVASALSPAKVTSAYVIDESIKAVRALVPDYQLSLAIGKEGQNARLAAKLTGAKIDIQPDSILEDDE, via the coding sequence ATGGACATCGACCTCAGCGTGTTGCGGCTGATGGAGCGCGAGAAAGAGATTCCCTTCGAGGAACTCGTGCAGATCATCGAGCAAGCAATTTTGACGGCCTACCTCAAGCACACCCACCAGGGTGAGCCACTGAAGCAGGCTGCGGAAGAAGAACCCGGAGCTCGCGTCGTCCTCGACCGCAAGTCCGGTCACGTCGACATTTACATTCCTGAGCACGACGAAGAGGGCAACATCATCGGCGAAGCCGTTGACAACCCCGACGACTTCGGTCGAATTGCCGCATTCGCGGCCAAGCAGGTCATCAACCAGCGTCTTCGCGACATCGCTGATGACGCGGTGCTGGGCGAATTCAAGGGCCGCGAAGGCGAGATCGTCGCCGGCGTCATCCAGCAGGGCCCCAACCCCCGCATGATCCACGTCGACCTCGGCACGATCGAAGCGATCCTGCCGCCCGAGGAGCAGGTGCCCGGCGAAAGCTACGTGCACGGTTCGCGCATCCGGGTGTATGTCACGGCTGTCGGCCGCGGCATGAAGGGCCCGCAGATCACCGTGTCGCGCACCCACCCGTCGCTCGTGCGCCGGTTGTTCGCGCTCGAGGTGCCCGAGATCGCCAGTGGCGTCGTGGAGATCGTGTCGCTGGCCCGCGAGGCCGGCCACCGCACCAAGATCGCCGTGCGCGCCACCGAACCCGGCGTCAACGCCAAGGGTGCCTGCATCGGCGAGCTCGGCCAGCGCGTGCGCGCGGTGACCGCGGAGCTCAACAACGAGAAGATCGACATCGTCGACTACTCGCCCGATCTGGCCACCTTCGTGGCCAGCGCACTGTCGCCGGCCAAGGTCACCAGCGCCTACGTCATCGACGAGTCGATCAAGGCCGTTCGGGCCCTCGTGCCCGACTACCAGCTGTCGCTCGCGATCGGCAAGGAGGGCCAGAACGCCCGCCTCGCCGCCAAGCTGACCGGCGCAAAAATCGACATCCAGCCGGACAGCATTCTGGAGGATGACGAATAG
- a CDS encoding YlxR family protein yields MEPVRTCIGCRSRASRSSLLRVVAQNSLLVVDKTATLPGRGAWIHPTIACFQEAVKRRAFGRALRVTSPLDAKQLENRLTWLMDN; encoded by the coding sequence ATGGAACCCGTTAGAACGTGCATTGGATGCCGTTCGCGCGCCTCACGCTCCTCACTTCTGAGGGTCGTCGCCCAGAATTCGCTCCTGGTGGTCGATAAGACCGCCACCCTGCCTGGGCGCGGTGCGTGGATTCATCCCACCATCGCGTGCTTTCAGGAGGCCGTCAAGCGGCGCGCTTTCGGGCGTGCCCTGCGTGTGACCAGCCCCCTGGACGCAAAACAACTAGAGAACAGGCTGACTTGGCTAATGGATAACTAA
- a CDS encoding sensor histidine kinase yields MSSSADPTGYDSGWPERRRGWPGERLPPSARLWLPVVVSLLVQVPATAFQLWRGRWNLPAGGEPFGNRRWAESLPGAGESGLTAAALLVFALAFVGPLALIMARRFPGPVAMICAIAAAAPILILPTVVTPFAALAFAVVLGIVRGARIWVYASVALAWVATIALAGLWGISFNPFRIAGTTFVLVLLMAAGEALRRRRETILEQRRSADDRRLSAEQRERMRIARELHDVLAHSLSQINVQAGVGLHLIDSQPQKAADALANIKAASKNALDEVRTVLGILRSDPAEASSAPLTPEPDLAGLPALIDSFRAQGLDIAYVNALEVESAAPAATQLALYRICQEALTNVLRHSRSHQASVYLGIDRGAYLLTVTDTGVPGEQLRPAEPGGGLLGMRERAELLGGTLRAGPTDSGGFLVEARLPLPAGRAGQSERGSG; encoded by the coding sequence ATGTCATCGTCCGCGGATCCGACGGGGTACGACTCGGGCTGGCCGGAGCGCCGCCGGGGTTGGCCTGGCGAGCGGCTTCCGCCGTCCGCGCGTCTCTGGCTGCCTGTCGTGGTCTCGCTGCTCGTCCAGGTGCCGGCGACGGCGTTCCAGCTCTGGCGGGGGAGGTGGAACCTGCCCGCGGGCGGGGAACCGTTCGGCAACCGGCGCTGGGCGGAGTCGCTGCCCGGTGCCGGTGAATCCGGCCTCACCGCCGCCGCGCTGCTGGTCTTCGCGCTGGCCTTCGTCGGTCCGCTCGCGCTGATCATGGCTCGACGGTTTCCCGGCCCGGTGGCCATGATCTGCGCCATCGCCGCCGCGGCACCGATCCTGATCCTGCCCACCGTGGTCACCCCGTTCGCCGCTCTGGCCTTCGCCGTCGTCCTGGGAATCGTGCGGGGCGCGCGGATCTGGGTGTACGCATCCGTCGCGCTGGCCTGGGTGGCCACCATCGCGCTGGCCGGACTCTGGGGGATCAGTTTCAACCCGTTCCGGATCGCCGGCACCACGTTCGTGCTGGTGCTGCTGATGGCCGCCGGCGAAGCGCTCCGACGCCGCCGGGAGACCATCCTCGAGCAGCGGCGCAGCGCAGACGACCGCCGGCTGTCGGCCGAACAACGGGAGCGGATGCGCATCGCCCGTGAGCTGCACGACGTGCTGGCGCATTCGCTGTCCCAGATCAACGTGCAAGCCGGAGTGGGCCTGCACCTCATCGACAGCCAGCCGCAGAAGGCCGCGGACGCCCTCGCGAACATCAAGGCTGCAAGCAAGAACGCACTCGACGAGGTGCGCACAGTGCTCGGCATCCTCCGTTCAGACCCCGCAGAGGCTTCCAGCGCGCCGTTGACGCCGGAGCCCGACCTGGCCGGACTCCCGGCGCTGATCGACTCGTTCCGCGCGCAGGGCCTCGACATCGCCTACGTGAACGCGCTGGAGGTGGAGAGCGCCGCGCCCGCGGCGACCCAGCTCGCCCTCTACCGGATCTGCCAAGAGGCGCTCACCAACGTGTTGCGCCACTCCCGGTCGCACCAGGCATCCGTGTACCTCGGCATCGACCGGGGCGCCTACCTGCTGACCGTCACCGACACTGGCGTGCCAGGGGAACAGCTTCGGCCGGCCGAACCGGGCGGTGGCCTGCTCGGCATGCGGGAACGCGCCGAACTGCTCGGTGGCACGCTGCGCGCCGGGCCGACGGACTCCGGTGGTTTCCTGGTCGAAGCGCGGCTCCCGCTGCCCGCCGGCCGCGCCGGGCAGAGCGAGCGGGGCAGCGGATGA
- a CDS encoding proline--tRNA ligase: MSNYFLRTLREDPSDAEVTSHRLLVRAGYIRRQAPGIFAWLPLGLKVKAKIETIIREEMAAAGAFEVHFPALLPREPYEVTGRWDEYGDGLFRLQDRKGSDLLLAPTHEEVFTLMVKDLYNSYKDLPLSIFQIQDKYRDEARSRGGLLRGREFTMKDAYSFDYTDAGLDVSYQAQRDAYERIFTRLGLEYVVVQADAGAMGGSKSEEFLHPTPVGEDTFVRSAGGYAANVEAFRTLAPESIDFTGFPAAEVHDTPDTPTIQTLVDSANANHPRPDGREWTAADTLKNVVLALVQPDGTREIVVIGVPGDREVDLKRVEVAFAPAEVEAANDGDFAKLDKIPGRPGLVKGYIGPWSATGAMLGAESATGIRYLVDPRVVDGTEWITGANEAGRHVFGLVAGRDFVADGTVEAAEVRAGDPAPDGSGPVELARGMEIGHVFQLGRKYAESLGLKVLDENGKLVTVTMGSYGIGVTRALAVIAELNNDAKGLIWPEAVAPFDVHVIATGRDEVVFETSEAVTAMLEASGRDVLYDDRRKVSPGVKFGDAELIGIPTIVIVGRGAADGIVELWDRRSGERTQVAVTELAAHFA, translated from the coding sequence ATGTCGAACTACTTTCTCCGTACCCTCCGCGAAGACCCCTCTGATGCCGAGGTCACCAGCCACCGCCTGCTTGTGCGGGCCGGCTACATCCGTCGTCAGGCGCCGGGCATCTTCGCCTGGCTGCCGCTGGGCCTCAAGGTCAAGGCCAAGATCGAGACCATCATCCGCGAGGAGATGGCCGCGGCGGGCGCGTTCGAGGTGCACTTCCCGGCCCTGCTGCCGCGCGAGCCCTACGAGGTCACCGGTCGCTGGGACGAGTACGGCGACGGCCTGTTCCGCCTGCAGGACCGCAAGGGCAGCGACCTGTTGCTGGCCCCCACCCACGAAGAGGTCTTCACCCTCATGGTGAAGGACCTCTACAACAGCTACAAGGACCTGCCCCTGTCGATCTTCCAGATCCAGGACAAGTACCGCGACGAGGCCCGCTCCCGCGGCGGCCTGCTACGCGGCCGCGAGTTCACCATGAAGGACGCCTACTCCTTCGACTACACGGATGCCGGCCTCGACGTGAGCTACCAGGCCCAGCGAGATGCCTACGAGCGCATCTTCACCCGGCTCGGCCTCGAGTACGTCGTCGTGCAGGCGGATGCCGGCGCCATGGGCGGCTCCAAGAGCGAAGAGTTCCTGCACCCCACCCCGGTCGGCGAAGACACCTTCGTGCGTTCGGCCGGCGGCTACGCGGCCAACGTGGAGGCATTCCGCACCCTGGCACCCGAGTCGATCGACTTCACCGGCTTCCCGGCCGCCGAGGTGCACGACACCCCGGACACCCCCACCATCCAGACCCTGGTGGACAGTGCCAACGCCAACCACCCGCGCCCTGACGGGCGCGAGTGGACCGCGGCCGACACGCTCAAGAACGTGGTCCTTGCGCTCGTGCAGCCCGACGGCACCCGCGAGATCGTCGTGATCGGTGTGCCCGGCGACCGTGAGGTCGACCTCAAGCGCGTCGAGGTCGCCTTCGCTCCCGCCGAGGTGGAGGCCGCGAACGACGGTGACTTCGCCAAGCTCGACAAGATCCCCGGCCGCCCCGGCCTGGTCAAGGGCTACATCGGCCCGTGGTCCGCTACCGGCGCGATGCTGGGCGCGGAGTCGGCCACCGGCATCCGGTATCTCGTCGACCCGCGCGTGGTCGACGGCACCGAGTGGATCACCGGCGCCAACGAGGCCGGCCGTCACGTCTTCGGCCTCGTCGCCGGCCGTGACTTCGTCGCCGACGGCACCGTCGAAGCCGCAGAGGTGCGTGCGGGCGACCCCGCCCCCGACGGCTCAGGCCCGGTGGAGCTGGCCCGCGGCATGGAGATCGGGCACGTCTTCCAGCTCGGCCGCAAGTACGCCGAGTCGCTCGGGCTCAAGGTGCTCGACGAGAACGGCAAGCTCGTCACCGTCACCATGGGTTCATACGGCATCGGCGTCACCCGCGCGCTGGCCGTGATCGCCGAACTGAACAACGACGCCAAGGGCCTGATCTGGCCCGAGGCCGTTGCCCCGTTCGACGTGCACGTGATCGCCACGGGCCGCGACGAGGTGGTCTTCGAGACCAGCGAGGCCGTGACCGCGATGCTCGAGGCCTCCGGCCGCGACGTGCTCTACGACGACCGCCGCAAGGTGTCGCCCGGCGTCAAGTTCGGCGACGCCGAGCTGATCGGCATCCCCACCATCGTGATCGTGGGTCGCGGAGCGGCCGATGGCATCGTCGAGCTGTGGGACCGCCGTTCGGGCGAGCGCACCCAGGTGGCCGTGACCGAGCTGGCCGCGCACTTCGCCTAG
- a CDS encoding response regulator, protein MIRVVVADDQQLIRAGFRSLLESEPDLDVVAEAGTGRDAVAAVTRLRPDVVLMDIRMPDGDGLWATEQIVRDADLRNTRIVVVTTFELDEYVARAIRAGASGFLVKDTEPAELIRAVRVVAAGEGLLSPSVTRRLLARMASGQTEPRDDSALRALTEREKEVLGLVGRGLTNTEIGQRLFLSPLTAKTHVSRIMGKLAARDRVQLVIAAYEAGLVAPGR, encoded by the coding sequence ATGATCCGGGTGGTCGTGGCCGACGACCAGCAGCTGATTCGCGCCGGGTTCAGGTCGCTGCTCGAGTCCGAGCCCGACCTCGACGTGGTGGCAGAGGCCGGAACCGGCCGCGACGCCGTGGCTGCGGTGACCCGGCTGCGTCCAGACGTCGTGCTGATGGACATCCGCATGCCGGACGGCGACGGCCTCTGGGCCACCGAACAGATCGTGCGCGACGCAGACCTCCGGAACACCCGGATCGTGGTCGTCACCACCTTCGAACTCGACGAGTACGTGGCGCGGGCCATCCGCGCCGGCGCGAGCGGGTTCCTGGTGAAGGACACCGAACCGGCCGAGCTGATCCGCGCGGTGCGGGTCGTTGCGGCGGGGGAGGGCCTGCTCTCGCCGAGCGTCACCCGGCGCCTGCTGGCCCGGATGGCGTCAGGGCAGACCGAGCCGCGGGACGACAGTGCCCTCAGGGCGCTCACCGAGCGGGAGAAGGAGGTGCTCGGCCTCGTCGGCCGGGGGCTGACCAACACGGAGATCGGCCAGCGACTGTTCCTCAGCCCGCTGACCGCGAAGACCCACGTGTCCCGGATCATGGGCAAGCTGGCCGCCCGCGACCGGGTACAGCTGGTCATCGCCGCCTATGAGGCAGGCCTGGTCGCTCCCGGCCGGTAA
- a CDS encoding DUF1206 domain-containing protein — translation MNTRSSAESGARSAGRAAQSAGNNPHLKTLAKVGYAVNGLLHGLIGAIAISLAIGAGGESADQSGALGQLAQSPGGIFVIWTIVVGLAALGLWQVLQAFLVQGGDPKKVWANRLKEIGKGVAYLFVAGTALTVALTGSADSSGSTSSASASVLALPGGPVLLMIAGLAVLAIGGYFVYKGVAQKFTEDLAVPSGTLGTVTVGLGVAGYIAKGIAVGVVGILVMVAGFTVDPSESTGLDGALRSLVELPFGVAILVLVGLGLIAYGVYCFFRARFARL, via the coding sequence ATGAATACTCGATCCTCCGCAGAGTCCGGCGCCCGATCGGCCGGACGTGCCGCCCAGAGTGCCGGAAACAACCCGCATCTGAAGACCCTGGCCAAGGTCGGTTACGCGGTCAACGGGCTGCTGCACGGCCTGATCGGCGCCATCGCCATCAGCCTCGCCATCGGCGCCGGCGGGGAGAGCGCCGACCAGTCCGGCGCCCTCGGTCAGCTCGCGCAGTCCCCCGGCGGCATTTTTGTGATCTGGACCATCGTCGTCGGGCTGGCCGCCCTGGGCCTCTGGCAGGTTCTGCAGGCGTTCCTGGTGCAAGGCGGCGACCCCAAGAAGGTGTGGGCGAACCGCCTCAAGGAGATCGGGAAGGGTGTGGCCTACCTTTTCGTGGCCGGAACGGCCCTGACGGTGGCGCTGACGGGGTCTGCGGACTCGTCGGGCAGCACCTCGTCGGCCAGCGCATCCGTGCTCGCCCTGCCCGGCGGGCCGGTGCTGCTGATGATCGCCGGGCTGGCCGTTCTGGCCATCGGCGGATACTTCGTCTACAAGGGGGTCGCTCAGAAGTTCACCGAGGACCTCGCCGTGCCCTCCGGCACCCTGGGCACCGTGACGGTGGGCCTGGGCGTCGCCGGGTACATCGCCAAGGGAATCGCCGTGGGCGTTGTGGGCATCCTGGTGATGGTGGCCGGGTTCACCGTGGACCCGAGCGAGTCCACCGGGCTGGACGGCGCGCTGCGCTCGCTCGTGGAGCTGCCGTTCGGTGTCGCGATCCTGGTGCTGGTCGGGCTCGGCCTGATCGCCTACGGCGTGTACTGCTTCTTCCGGGCCCGGTTCGCCCGCCTCTAG